The proteins below are encoded in one region of Drosophila santomea strain STO CAGO 1482 chromosome 3R, Prin_Dsan_1.1, whole genome shotgun sequence:
- the LOC120451443 gene encoding protein transport protein Sec23A isoform X1, which translates to MTTYEEFIQQNEDRDGVRLTWNVWPSSRIEASRLVVPLACLYQPLKERPDLPPIQYEPVLCTRSNCRAILNPLCQVDYRAKLWVCNFCFQRNPFPPQYAAISEQHQPAELIPGFSTIEYTITRAPTMPPVFIFLVDTCMDEDELDALKDSLQMSLSLLPSNALVGLITFGKMIQVHELGAEGCSKSYVFRGTKDLTAKQVQDMLGIKRGAAPGPQQQQQLPGQPAGATAPVPPAHRFLQPIGQCDAALGDLLSELQRDPWPVPQGKRYLRSTGAALSIAVGLLECTYPNTGGRIMTFVGGPCSQGPGQVVDDELKHPIRSHHDIHKDNVRFMKKAIKHYDALALRAATNGHSVDIYSCALDQTGLLEMKQLCNSTGGHMVMGDSFNSSLFKQTFQRVFARDGRNDLKMAFNATLEVKCSRELKISGGIGSCVSLNVKSPSVSDVEIGMGNTVQWKLCTLNPSSTVAYFFEVVNQHAAPIPQGGRGCIQFITQYQHPSGQRRIRVTTLARNWADATSNVHHISAGFDQEAAAVLMARMVVYRAETDEGPDILRWVDRQLIRLCQKFGEYSKDDPNSFRLSQNFSLFPQFMYHLRRSQFLQVFNNSPDETTFYRHMLMREDLTQSLIMIQPILYSYSFNGPPEPVLLDTASIQADRILLMDTFFQILIYHGETIAQWRALKYQDMPEYENFKQLLQAPVDDAQEILQTRFPMPRYIDTEHGGSQARFLLSKVNPSQTHNNMYAYGQAPIGQVTDGGAPVLTDDVSLQLFMEHLKKLAVSTTT; encoded by the exons ATGACCACATACGAGGAGTTCATCCAGCAGAACGAAGACCGCGACGGGGTGCGTCTGACGTGGAATGTGTGGCCCTCAAGTCGCATCGAAGCCAGTAGGCTGGTGGTGCCCCTGGCTTGTCTTTACCAGCCTTTGAAAGAGCGCCCCGACCTGCCGCCTATTCAATATGAGCCGGTCTTGTGCACCCGTAGCAACTGCAGAGCCATCCTGAATCCCCTGTGCCAGGTCGACTACCGTGCCAAGTTGTGGGTGTGCAACTTCTGTTTTCAGCGCAACCCG TTTCCCCCACAATATGCAGCCATATCAGAGCAGCACCAACCAGCGGAACTGATTCCTGGATTCAGTACTATTGAATATACTATTACCCGGGCCCCCACGATGCCGCCCGTCTTCATTTTTCTGGTTGACACCTGTATGGACGAGGACGAGCTAGACGCCCTAAAGGATTCGTTGCAAATGTCGCTAAGTCTGCTGCCATCCAATGCTCTCGTGGGTCTGATAACATTCGGAAAAATGATACAGGTGCACGAGCTGGGCGCCGAAGGGTGCTCTAAGAGCTACGTGTTCCGCGGCACCAAGGACCTGACTGCCAAGCAGGTGCAGGATATGCTCGGAATTAAGCGTGGAGCGGCTCCGGggccgcagcaacaacagcagctgccTGGCCAGCCGGCTGGAGCAACAGCCCCTGTGCCGCCCGCCCATCGCTTCTTGCAGCCGATCGGCCAGTGCGACGCGGCACTGGGCGATCTGCTTAGCGAGTTGCAGCGCGATCCTTGGCCGGTGCCGCAGGGCAAGCGTTACCTGCGCTCCACTGGAGCCGCCCTCTCTATTGCGGTTGGTCTGTTGGAGTGCACCTACCCCAATACGGGCGGCCGCATTATGACATTCGTGGGTGGCCCTTGCTCCCAGGGCCCCGGCCAGGTGGTCGACGACGAGCTGAAGCACCCGATCCGTTCGCATCACGACATCCACAAGGACAACGTCCGTTTTATGAAGAAGGCTATCAAACACTATGATGCCTTGGCCCTGCGGGCAGCCACCAACGGGCATAGTGTCGACATATACTCGTGTGCACTGGATCAAACGGGCCTGCTAGAGATGAAGCAACTATGCAACTCCACTGGCGGACACATGGTTATGGGCGATTCGTTCAACTCATCGCTCTTCAAGCAGACATTCCAACGCGTGTTTGCACGTGATGGTCGCAACGACTTGAAGATGGCCTTCAATGCAACGCTGGAGGTGAAGTGCTCGCGCGAGCTAAAGATCTCCGGTGGGATCGGCTCGTGTGTGTCGCTGAATGTGAAGAGCCCGTCGGTGTCGGATGTGGAGATCGGCATGGGCAATACGGTGCAGTGGAAGCTGTGCACACTGAATCCCAGCTCCACGGTGGCATACTTCTTTGAGGTGGTCAACCAGCATGCAGCCCCCATTCCACAGGGCGGGCGTGGTTGCATACAGTTCATTACGCAGTACCAGCATCCAAGTGGACAGCGTCGAATCCGAGTTACCACACTGGCTAGAAA TTGGGCCGATGCCACCTCGAACGTGCACCACATCAGCGCCGGCTTCGATCAGGAGGCTGCCGCAGTTCTGATGGCCCGTATGGTCGTTTATCGTGCGGAGACTGACGAAGGACCAGATATTCTGCGCTGGGTTGATCGTCAGTTGATTCGTCTG TGTCAAAAGTTCGGCGAGTACTCAAAGGACGATCCCAACAGCTTCAGGCTGTCGCAGAACTTTAGCCTTTTCCCGCAATTCATGTACCACCTGCGTCGCTCGCAGTTCCTGCAGGTCTTCAACAACTCACCCGACGAGACCACATTCTATCGACACATGCTAATGCGCGAGGACCTCACCCAATCGCTGATCATGATCCAACCGATTCTCTACAGCTACTCGTTCAACGGCCCTCCAGAGCCGGTGCTCCTCGATACGGCTTCGATCCAGGCGGATCGCATCCTCCTGATGGACACGTTTTTCCAGATTCTAATTTACCACGGCGAGACTATCGCCCAGTGGCGAGCTCTAAAATACCAGGACATGCCCGAGTATGAGAACTTCAAGCAGCTGCTACAAGCGCCGGTGGATGATGCGCAAGAGATTCTCCAAACGCGCTTCCCCATGCCTCGCTACATCGATACGGAGCACGGCGGATCCCAGGCCCGCTTCCTCCTGTCCAAGGTCAACCCATCGCAGACGCACAACAACATGTACGCCTACGGGCAG GCGCCTATTGGTCAAGTCACG GATGGCGGTGCTCCAGTGCTCACGGATGACGTATCGCTGCAGCTGTTCATGGAACACCTAAAGAAGCTGGCTGTGTCCACCACCACATAA
- the LOC120451443 gene encoding protein transport protein Sec23A isoform X2 — protein sequence MTTYEEFIQQNEDRDGVRLTWNVWPSSRIEASRLVVPLACLYQPLKERPDLPPIQYEPVLCTRSNCRAILNPLCQVDYRAKLWVCNFCFQRNPFPPQYAAISEQHQPAELIPGFSTIEYTITRAPTMPPVFIFLVDTCMDEDELDALKDSLQMSLSLLPSNALVGLITFGKMIQVHELGAEGCSKSYVFRGTKDLTAKQVQDMLGIKRGAAPGPQQQQQLPGQPAGATAPVPPAHRFLQPIGQCDAALGDLLSELQRDPWPVPQGKRYLRSTGAALSIAVGLLECTYPNTGGRIMTFVGGPCSQGPGQVVDDELKHPIRSHHDIHKDNVRFMKKAIKHYDALALRAATNGHSVDIYSCALDQTGLLEMKQLCNSTGGHMVMGDSFNSSLFKQTFQRVFARDGRNDLKMAFNATLEVKCSRELKISGGIGSCVSLNVKSPSVSDVEIGMGNTVQWKLCTLNPSSTVAYFFEVVNQHAAPIPQGGRGCIQFITQYQHPSGQRRIRVTTLARNWADATSNVHHISAGFDQEAAAVLMARMVVYRAETDEGPDILRWVDRQLIRLCQKFGEYSKDDPNSFRLSQNFSLFPQFMYHLRRSQFLQVFNNSPDETTFYRHMLMREDLTQSLIMIQPILYSYSFNGPPEPVLLDTASIQADRILLMDTFFQILIYHGETIAQWRALKYQDMPEYENFKQLLQAPVDDAQEILQTRFPMPRYIDTEHGGSQARFLLSKVNPSQTHNNMYAYGQDGGAPVLTDDVSLQLFMEHLKKLAVSTTT from the exons ATGACCACATACGAGGAGTTCATCCAGCAGAACGAAGACCGCGACGGGGTGCGTCTGACGTGGAATGTGTGGCCCTCAAGTCGCATCGAAGCCAGTAGGCTGGTGGTGCCCCTGGCTTGTCTTTACCAGCCTTTGAAAGAGCGCCCCGACCTGCCGCCTATTCAATATGAGCCGGTCTTGTGCACCCGTAGCAACTGCAGAGCCATCCTGAATCCCCTGTGCCAGGTCGACTACCGTGCCAAGTTGTGGGTGTGCAACTTCTGTTTTCAGCGCAACCCG TTTCCCCCACAATATGCAGCCATATCAGAGCAGCACCAACCAGCGGAACTGATTCCTGGATTCAGTACTATTGAATATACTATTACCCGGGCCCCCACGATGCCGCCCGTCTTCATTTTTCTGGTTGACACCTGTATGGACGAGGACGAGCTAGACGCCCTAAAGGATTCGTTGCAAATGTCGCTAAGTCTGCTGCCATCCAATGCTCTCGTGGGTCTGATAACATTCGGAAAAATGATACAGGTGCACGAGCTGGGCGCCGAAGGGTGCTCTAAGAGCTACGTGTTCCGCGGCACCAAGGACCTGACTGCCAAGCAGGTGCAGGATATGCTCGGAATTAAGCGTGGAGCGGCTCCGGggccgcagcaacaacagcagctgccTGGCCAGCCGGCTGGAGCAACAGCCCCTGTGCCGCCCGCCCATCGCTTCTTGCAGCCGATCGGCCAGTGCGACGCGGCACTGGGCGATCTGCTTAGCGAGTTGCAGCGCGATCCTTGGCCGGTGCCGCAGGGCAAGCGTTACCTGCGCTCCACTGGAGCCGCCCTCTCTATTGCGGTTGGTCTGTTGGAGTGCACCTACCCCAATACGGGCGGCCGCATTATGACATTCGTGGGTGGCCCTTGCTCCCAGGGCCCCGGCCAGGTGGTCGACGACGAGCTGAAGCACCCGATCCGTTCGCATCACGACATCCACAAGGACAACGTCCGTTTTATGAAGAAGGCTATCAAACACTATGATGCCTTGGCCCTGCGGGCAGCCACCAACGGGCATAGTGTCGACATATACTCGTGTGCACTGGATCAAACGGGCCTGCTAGAGATGAAGCAACTATGCAACTCCACTGGCGGACACATGGTTATGGGCGATTCGTTCAACTCATCGCTCTTCAAGCAGACATTCCAACGCGTGTTTGCACGTGATGGTCGCAACGACTTGAAGATGGCCTTCAATGCAACGCTGGAGGTGAAGTGCTCGCGCGAGCTAAAGATCTCCGGTGGGATCGGCTCGTGTGTGTCGCTGAATGTGAAGAGCCCGTCGGTGTCGGATGTGGAGATCGGCATGGGCAATACGGTGCAGTGGAAGCTGTGCACACTGAATCCCAGCTCCACGGTGGCATACTTCTTTGAGGTGGTCAACCAGCATGCAGCCCCCATTCCACAGGGCGGGCGTGGTTGCATACAGTTCATTACGCAGTACCAGCATCCAAGTGGACAGCGTCGAATCCGAGTTACCACACTGGCTAGAAA TTGGGCCGATGCCACCTCGAACGTGCACCACATCAGCGCCGGCTTCGATCAGGAGGCTGCCGCAGTTCTGATGGCCCGTATGGTCGTTTATCGTGCGGAGACTGACGAAGGACCAGATATTCTGCGCTGGGTTGATCGTCAGTTGATTCGTCTG TGTCAAAAGTTCGGCGAGTACTCAAAGGACGATCCCAACAGCTTCAGGCTGTCGCAGAACTTTAGCCTTTTCCCGCAATTCATGTACCACCTGCGTCGCTCGCAGTTCCTGCAGGTCTTCAACAACTCACCCGACGAGACCACATTCTATCGACACATGCTAATGCGCGAGGACCTCACCCAATCGCTGATCATGATCCAACCGATTCTCTACAGCTACTCGTTCAACGGCCCTCCAGAGCCGGTGCTCCTCGATACGGCTTCGATCCAGGCGGATCGCATCCTCCTGATGGACACGTTTTTCCAGATTCTAATTTACCACGGCGAGACTATCGCCCAGTGGCGAGCTCTAAAATACCAGGACATGCCCGAGTATGAGAACTTCAAGCAGCTGCTACAAGCGCCGGTGGATGATGCGCAAGAGATTCTCCAAACGCGCTTCCCCATGCCTCGCTACATCGATACGGAGCACGGCGGATCCCAGGCCCGCTTCCTCCTGTCCAAGGTCAACCCATCGCAGACGCACAACAACATGTACGCCTACGGGCAG GATGGCGGTGCTCCAGTGCTCACGGATGACGTATCGCTGCAGCTGTTCATGGAACACCTAAAGAAGCTGGCTGTGTCCACCACCACATAA